The proteins below are encoded in one region of Sporosarcina sp. FSL K6-1508:
- the paaD gene encoding 1,2-phenylacetyl-CoA epoxidase subunit PaaD, whose protein sequence is MTASIDVSIDQIYEVLMNVKDPEIDSVSILDLGMVGEVTAVGKNVKITLLPTFLGCPALEFIKMNTVNAVKKLPDIENVEVEFVFHPPWTSDRITDEGHVNLRKFGIAPPPRHIEEDGSWHVDCAYCGSTYVTMENIFGPTACRSILYCKSCKNVFEAMKPVSTLL, encoded by the coding sequence ATGACTGCTTCTATAGACGTTTCGATTGATCAGATTTATGAAGTTCTTATGAATGTGAAAGACCCGGAAATTGACTCAGTGAGCATTTTGGATCTAGGCATGGTAGGAGAAGTCACAGCAGTAGGGAAAAATGTGAAAATCACTCTGCTTCCGACTTTTTTAGGTTGTCCGGCACTCGAATTTATTAAAATGAATACGGTAAATGCCGTGAAAAAATTGCCGGATATTGAGAACGTCGAAGTAGAATTCGTCTTTCATCCGCCATGGACGTCAGACCGTATTACAGATGAAGGGCATGTGAATTTGAGGAAGTTTGGAATAGCTCCTCCCCCTCGTCATATTGAAGAGGACGGCTCATGGCATGTAGATTGCGCATATTGTGGATCTACTTATGTAACAATGGAAAATATTTTTGGACCGACAGCATGCAGAAGTATTTTGTACTGCAAGAGCTGTAAAAATGTATTTGAAGCAATGAAACCAGTTTCAACACTACTATAA
- the paaC gene encoding 1,2-phenylacetyl-CoA epoxidase subunit PaaC — translation MSTTDNGMSAEYKEALISLLFQLADDDLLYAYRGSEWLGLAPHIEEDVASSSISQDSMGHAAMYYQLLEDLGAGKADDLAHLRPANERKNSVLTERVNGEGYYMETPNYDWAYQVVRSYFYIQAKKVKIESLCESSYRPVAEVAIKVKMELYYHKLHWETWFKQLMSSTDVAKNKMNNAITLVMNDFGDIFSFGNQKQAIANSNLIDNEEEMKKKWKASIGPMFKALQIEVPAIPDHPAKNGRNGEHTKDLDDALFTLSEVYKLDPMAVW, via the coding sequence ATGAGCACAACAGATAATGGCATGAGTGCGGAATATAAAGAAGCACTCATTAGTTTACTGTTCCAATTAGCGGATGATGATTTATTATATGCATATCGCGGATCTGAATGGCTTGGGCTCGCTCCCCACATTGAAGAAGACGTCGCTTCCTCGTCGATTAGCCAAGACAGTATGGGGCATGCGGCGATGTATTATCAATTACTTGAAGACCTTGGAGCTGGAAAAGCGGATGACTTGGCTCATTTACGCCCGGCAAATGAAAGAAAGAACAGCGTTTTGACAGAACGGGTGAACGGTGAAGGCTATTATATGGAAACACCTAATTATGACTGGGCCTATCAAGTCGTAAGAAGTTATTTTTATATACAGGCGAAAAAGGTGAAAATTGAGTCGTTGTGCGAAAGCTCGTACAGACCAGTTGCTGAAGTGGCGATTAAAGTGAAAATGGAACTTTACTATCACAAGTTGCACTGGGAAACCTGGTTTAAGCAGTTAATGAGTTCTACGGATGTAGCAAAAAATAAAATGAATAACGCAATTACCCTTGTCATGAATGACTTTGGGGATATATTTTCTTTCGGAAACCAGAAACAAGCGATTGCCAATAGTAATTTAATAGACAATGAGGAAGAAATGAAGAAAAAATGGAAAGCAAGCATTGGCCCAATGTTCAAAGCCCTTCAAATTGAAGTGCCTGCGATTCCTGATCACCCCGCGAAAAATGGACGAAACGGCGAGCATACAAAAGACTTGGATGATGCACTCTTCACACTTTCCGAAGTTTACAAGCTTGACCCCATGGCCGTCTGGTAA
- the paaB gene encoding 1,2-phenylacetyl-CoA epoxidase subunit PaaB, which produces MTEEKTFYQEYEVFSKRTPSSAFQHQFSLLAPNEDMALVLAQENFMRREPVADIWIVNRKNLRKMNTEEKMTLTRLDNKEYRTTKGYGYLKKKWRQYEQQVLDEKEILSWGGERK; this is translated from the coding sequence ATGACCGAAGAAAAAACATTTTATCAAGAATATGAAGTTTTTAGCAAGCGAACACCGAGCTCGGCATTCCAACACCAATTCAGCTTACTGGCTCCAAATGAAGATATGGCACTCGTCTTAGCACAGGAAAACTTCATGCGACGTGAGCCAGTTGCGGACATTTGGATTGTAAATCGAAAAAATCTCAGAAAAATGAATACAGAAGAGAAGATGACGCTCACCAGGCTTGACAATAAAGAGTACCGGACGACAAAAGGCTATGGGTACTTAAAGAAAAAATGGCGTCAATACGAGCAGCAAGTACTTGATGAAAAAGAGATATTGTCATGGGGAGGAGAGCGAAAATGA
- the paaA gene encoding 1,2-phenylacetyl-CoA epoxidase subunit PaaA produces the protein MIGLHNKEEEQLTHFMQRIEAGDKIEADDWMPEEYRLTLIKLISMHGMSEIMGALPEKEWVPKAPSLTRKLGIMAKVQDEMGHGQLLLRVTEDLLKPYGKNRGDLMQDLFNGDLKFHNVFHMKTTSWADAGIIGWLVDGAAIITQTNMLGSSYGPYGRALQRICAEEVFHAQHGESIIMALAEGTDEQKAMIQESLNYWWEPLLMFFGPVSKETTGSSKQDLTIKYKIRTKTNEEFRQIFFDKYIPRILSLGLIIPDPSIQYDAASKMWSYKQPDWNEFKKIIRNEGPRSQERLNLRRTSYENNEWVRDALSAVVN, from the coding sequence ATGATCGGTTTGCACAACAAGGAAGAAGAACAATTAACTCACTTTATGCAACGGATTGAAGCAGGCGACAAGATTGAAGCGGATGATTGGATGCCTGAAGAATATAGACTGACCTTGATAAAATTAATTTCAATGCATGGGATGAGCGAAATAATGGGAGCTCTTCCCGAGAAGGAATGGGTACCGAAAGCGCCATCCCTCACTCGAAAGTTAGGCATTATGGCAAAGGTACAAGACGAAATGGGTCATGGCCAGCTTCTTCTCCGAGTAACGGAAGATTTGCTTAAGCCATACGGCAAAAATCGTGGGGATTTAATGCAGGACTTATTCAATGGAGATTTAAAATTTCACAATGTATTTCATATGAAAACGACCTCTTGGGCAGATGCGGGGATAATTGGCTGGCTCGTTGATGGGGCTGCGATAATTACACAAACAAATATGTTGGGATCTTCTTATGGACCTTACGGGAGAGCATTACAGCGTATTTGCGCTGAAGAAGTGTTTCATGCGCAACACGGAGAATCCATCATTATGGCACTTGCAGAAGGTACAGATGAACAGAAAGCAATGATTCAGGAATCTCTCAACTATTGGTGGGAGCCTTTGTTAATGTTTTTTGGACCAGTGAGTAAAGAAACTACAGGTTCTTCTAAACAAGATCTGACCATTAAGTATAAAATCCGGACGAAAACAAATGAAGAGTTCCGGCAAATCTTTTTCGATAAGTATATTCCGCGTATTTTATCACTTGGGTTGATAATTCCGGATCCCTCCATACAATACGATGCTGCGAGCAAAATGTGGTCATACAAACAGCCGGACTGGAATGAATTCAAAAAAATTATTAGAAATGAAGGACCTCGTTCTCAGGAACGTCTGAACTTGCGTCGTACATCTTATGAAAATAATGAATGGGTGCGTGATGCATTAAGTGCAGTCGTTAATTAA
- a CDS encoding ferredoxin, protein MPKFTIVNQETCIACGACGASAPDIFDYDDEGFAYVILDGNEGTAEIPENLHEDLEDAFDGCPTDSIKMSDRELSKEMV, encoded by the coding sequence ATGCCTAAGTTTACAATTGTCAATCAGGAGACATGTATTGCTTGCGGAGCTTGTGGAGCCAGTGCACCGGATATCTTTGATTATGATGATGAGGGCTTCGCTTATGTCATCCTCGATGGAAATGAAGGGACAGCAGAGATCCCTGAAAATCTTCATGAAGATTTAGAAGATGCGTTTGATGGGTGTCCGACAGATTCTATTAAAATGAGCGACAGAGAATTAAGTAAAGAAATGGTCTAG
- a CDS encoding phenylacetate--CoA ligase family protein, giving the protein MKRDEMESLQLDRLRNTVGAVYKHVDFYREKFEELGIVPEDIRSLDDIAKLPFTNKQDFRDHYPFGLFAVPQEEIVRIHGSSGTSGKPTIVGYTSDDINVWAEVVARSIVAAGGKRSDTFHNSYGYGLFTGGIGLHYGAEALGMAVVPMSGGNTKRQITMIEDLKPRGIGGTPSYMLTIAEKMKEAGINPRQSSMEYGIFGAEPWSEELRKKIEETFNLKAVDIYGLSEIMGPGVSVECHEAQNGLHVQEDHFYVEVINPETLEQVAEGEEGELVFTSLTKRALPIIRYRTGDISSITREICKCGRTTIRMSRVKGRTDDMMIIRGVNVFPSEIERVLLKVESLVPHYQIHLVRADSLDNVELHVEIDDALYETIAGDLTDGRVIQLKKEIQSLIKSTCLVSMEVILNIPKTIPRSEGKAIRIIDFRNKNVVGV; this is encoded by the coding sequence ATGAAACGTGATGAAATGGAAAGTCTTCAACTTGACCGTTTGCGCAATACGGTGGGGGCCGTTTATAAGCATGTTGATTTTTATCGTGAAAAATTTGAAGAGTTGGGAATTGTTCCGGAAGATATTCGAAGTTTGGATGATATTGCGAAACTACCATTTACGAATAAACAGGACTTTCGAGATCATTACCCATTCGGTTTATTTGCTGTGCCACAAGAGGAGATTGTCCGAATACACGGGTCTTCTGGAACAAGTGGGAAGCCGACAATTGTCGGTTATACGTCAGATGATATAAACGTGTGGGCTGAAGTCGTTGCGCGATCCATTGTGGCGGCAGGTGGTAAAAGGTCGGATACTTTCCATAATTCTTACGGTTACGGTTTATTTACAGGGGGAATCGGACTCCATTATGGCGCAGAAGCCCTTGGGATGGCAGTTGTGCCAATGTCAGGAGGAAACACGAAAAGGCAGATCACGATGATTGAAGACCTCAAACCGAGAGGCATAGGAGGGACGCCTTCATACATGTTGACTATAGCGGAAAAAATGAAAGAAGCAGGCATCAATCCCAGACAATCGTCAATGGAGTACGGGATTTTCGGAGCAGAACCTTGGTCGGAAGAGTTGCGGAAAAAGATAGAGGAAACGTTCAATTTGAAAGCGGTGGATATTTACGGATTGAGCGAAATCATGGGACCTGGTGTCTCAGTAGAATGTCATGAAGCGCAAAATGGCTTACATGTGCAGGAAGATCATTTCTATGTTGAGGTTATTAATCCTGAAACGCTAGAACAGGTTGCCGAAGGAGAAGAAGGGGAACTGGTTTTTACTAGTTTAACAAAGAGAGCGCTTCCAATCATCAGATATCGTACGGGCGATATCTCTTCAATCACACGCGAAATATGCAAATGCGGCAGAACCACTATAAGAATGTCGAGAGTGAAAGGCCGTACAGATGACATGATGATTATTCGTGGAGTAAACGTTTTTCCTTCAGAAATTGAACGGGTGCTTCTAAAGGTGGAAAGCCTTGTACCTCACTATCAAATCCATTTAGTCAGGGCTGATTCACTGGACAACGTGGAATTACATGTTGAAATAGATGATGCCCTCTATGAAACGATTGCTGGAGATTTGACTGATGGAAGAGTGATTCAGCTAAAGAAAGAAATCCAAAGTCTGATAAAATCGACATGCTTAGTGTCGATGGAGGTCATTTTAAATATTCCAAAAACCATACCGAGATCAGAAGGAAAAGCAATTCGGATTATAGATTTCAGAAACAAAAATGTTGTCGGCGTATAA
- a CDS encoding S8 family serine peptidase, with amino-acid sequence MKLKKRSRIRMFSIVATLLMVLSLITPGIAHAEPNNKLHQSLNSANVISKDKVSDRLLESFGKSDTVTFLIKFKEKTDTEKVASEAKQHAINANLSAQKAELMQRSAVVSELKTTSIETQQNVKQYLEQQVKAGNAKDITSYFIVNGMAVTATKEVAQKVATFAEVEKVLPNETRELFATKTENAVTPESKIANVEWNVERVNAPQVWDMGIDGSGTVVASIDTGAQWNHPALKEQYRGYNAASGEVDHDFNWFDATVGQATPYDDVGHGTHVTGTMVGSEPNGSNQIGVAPGAKWIAVKAFTAAGGSDRDLLAAAQWILAPTDANGNVRVDLAPDVVNNSWGGGPGLDEWYRDVVKNWRAAEIFPEFSAGNTTLSNPGGPGSVAAPSNYPESFATGATDINNKVGSFSLRGPSPYAETKPDISAPGVNIRSSVPGSGYEGGWNGTSMAGPAVSGVAALLRQVNANLTVDEMEQILLDTATPLTDAEYPQSPNHGYGYGLVDAYEAVSSIASGLGKIEGQVSKQGDDQEAPTYKHDAPAETYAGMDLDLTVQATDNISIASVTLNFKDAANKWQAVEASRKSGNYQSGEFVATIAGESIAGNTFTYKWTINDFGNNEVTSDEYTVQVKPGITIGFSEDFETTPIGWTSFGEKNSWEWGVPTSGPNNASSGEKVYATNLAGTYETNMNATLVMPPVDLPEGDSYLQFKQWHNFEQSTSGRAWDYGHVFISTDQVEWTQLLMIQGQSDGWIDGEVNLSEYSGQRVYIGFNAFSDSSVVKDGWYIDDVALTTTSKTGKMQKGTTQDVNGNNEKDSGKSLGAIKNETGKDLGIIKEKEKDAFKEPIDPTKIHPVVPKKEQPPVQDEKANPTLLPLSAQVSVLETGRSVYSNPADGKYSLTHGAGTFTAKAEAYGFQSEEQSVTIEADSSTKVNFTLNEITQSTVSGTITDQSTGEAIGGATLLLIEDANITPVETDGNGNYSITAYEGDYTLKVIARGYHSQEAAITIGDGATEKDFALEPFYTYPGGEIGYDDGTGENARAFYDAGNGWGVKMSLPEGKESGIVTDGVLRFWDTEWPVPGGTNFAVEVWDATGADGTPGKKLAGPIDAQALRNGEWTVVDLTEHNIVVSGDFYMVYIQKDPSPNSPGLATDETGTNAGRSYQYVSGAWSAAPAAEGNYMIRARVSYEVHAPIITSPAEDFTTNESSITIEGTASPTTTIQLKNNGEDAGSAVVGEDGKFTIETGLAEGVNEFKAVSTLNGKVTGESTPVTVTLDTNNPELTIDNPKNGDKTNRETVMVEGTVSDANLDWVKVNGQNAEVINGKYSKRILLDNGENEIMVVASDKANNQTSMTVKVTAQYNAPSIENLTPTNDVYLTTGKSVKIEFDSAPGLKASFVIHMPLTNVGNEVTNATELPFSETSPGHYVGYWTVPFGVTADGARIEAKVIDNFNNEVRKVAEGKLFINMENTEKVEDVQIIPDSESIDQE; translated from the coding sequence ATGAAGTTGAAGAAGCGTAGTCGAATTAGAATGTTCAGCATTGTTGCGACGTTACTTATGGTGCTTTCTTTAATCACACCTGGAATTGCGCACGCGGAGCCGAATAACAAACTGCACCAATCTTTAAATAGCGCTAATGTAATTTCAAAGGACAAAGTAAGTGATCGCTTGCTGGAAAGCTTCGGAAAATCTGACACCGTCACTTTTTTGATAAAATTCAAAGAAAAAACAGATACGGAAAAAGTAGCGAGCGAAGCTAAACAACATGCAATTAATGCAAACTTGTCAGCACAAAAAGCGGAACTTATGCAACGATCGGCTGTCGTATCCGAGCTGAAAACGACATCTATCGAAACACAACAAAATGTTAAACAGTATCTTGAACAGCAAGTTAAAGCAGGAAACGCTAAAGACATCACCTCTTACTTTATCGTAAACGGTATGGCTGTTACGGCCACGAAAGAAGTCGCGCAAAAGGTAGCGACATTCGCAGAGGTCGAAAAAGTGCTACCCAACGAAACGCGCGAACTTTTTGCAACAAAAACTGAAAACGCAGTGACTCCTGAATCTAAAATTGCAAATGTGGAATGGAATGTTGAACGTGTCAATGCACCGCAAGTGTGGGACATGGGTATTGACGGTTCCGGTACAGTTGTTGCAAGCATCGATACAGGTGCCCAATGGAACCACCCCGCATTGAAAGAACAGTATCGAGGGTACAACGCGGCTTCAGGTGAAGTAGATCATGACTTCAACTGGTTTGACGCAACTGTAGGACAAGCTACACCATATGATGATGTCGGTCATGGAACACATGTCACTGGCACAATGGTCGGTAGCGAACCAAATGGATCTAACCAAATCGGTGTTGCTCCCGGTGCTAAGTGGATTGCTGTTAAAGCATTCACTGCAGCTGGTGGGTCGGATAGAGATTTATTGGCTGCAGCTCAATGGATTTTGGCACCGACAGACGCCAACGGAAATGTACGCGTTGATCTAGCGCCAGATGTCGTGAATAATTCATGGGGCGGCGGACCAGGACTTGATGAATGGTATCGGGATGTCGTCAAAAACTGGCGAGCAGCAGAAATCTTCCCGGAGTTTTCTGCAGGAAACACGACGCTATCCAATCCAGGCGGACCTGGATCGGTTGCAGCACCGTCGAATTATCCTGAATCTTTTGCAACGGGCGCAACGGACATCAATAACAAAGTAGGGAGCTTTTCTCTACGCGGTCCTTCTCCATATGCCGAAACTAAACCCGACATTTCTGCACCGGGTGTGAATATTCGTTCATCCGTTCCAGGTAGCGGTTATGAAGGCGGCTGGAATGGAACGTCAATGGCAGGACCGGCTGTATCGGGCGTGGCAGCGCTACTTCGCCAAGTAAACGCCAACTTAACAGTCGATGAAATGGAACAGATTTTACTTGATACGGCAACACCATTGACTGACGCAGAATATCCACAGTCTCCGAACCACGGCTATGGATATGGACTTGTCGATGCTTACGAAGCCGTTTCATCAATCGCTAGTGGCCTTGGGAAAATTGAAGGTCAAGTTTCAAAACAAGGAGACGATCAAGAAGCACCAACATACAAGCATGATGCTCCTGCAGAAACATATGCGGGAATGGATTTAGATTTGACGGTTCAAGCGACAGATAATATTAGTATCGCATCCGTCACATTGAACTTTAAGGACGCAGCTAACAAGTGGCAAGCGGTGGAAGCTAGCCGTAAGTCGGGTAATTACCAGTCAGGTGAATTTGTAGCAACGATTGCGGGCGAAAGCATCGCAGGCAATACATTCACTTACAAATGGACAATCAATGATTTTGGGAATAATGAAGTGACAAGTGATGAATATACGGTCCAAGTGAAGCCGGGCATCACAATCGGTTTTTCAGAAGACTTTGAAACAACACCGATTGGTTGGACTTCATTTGGAGAGAAGAACAGCTGGGAGTGGGGTGTGCCGACGTCAGGTCCAAATAACGCCTCTTCAGGTGAAAAAGTATATGCGACAAATCTTGCAGGCACATATGAAACTAATATGAATGCAACACTTGTCATGCCTCCAGTTGACTTGCCAGAAGGGGATTCCTACTTGCAATTTAAACAATGGCATAACTTCGAGCAATCTACATCCGGCAGAGCATGGGATTATGGTCACGTGTTTATTTCCACAGATCAGGTGGAATGGACCCAACTACTCATGATTCAAGGTCAATCGGATGGTTGGATTGACGGAGAAGTTAACTTGTCGGAATATAGCGGTCAACGTGTCTACATCGGTTTTAATGCATTTTCCGATTCTAGCGTTGTGAAAGATGGCTGGTATATCGATGATGTTGCACTGACAACTACTTCAAAAACAGGCAAAATGCAAAAGGGAACTACACAAGATGTTAACGGAAACAATGAAAAAGATAGCGGTAAAAGCCTTGGCGCTATCAAAAACGAAACTGGCAAAGACCTCGGCATTATTAAAGAAAAAGAAAAAGATGCGTTCAAAGAACCTATCGACCCGACAAAAATTCACCCGGTAGTTCCTAAGAAAGAACAACCGCCGGTCCAAGATGAAAAGGCAAACCCTACACTGCTTCCTTTAAGTGCACAAGTCAGTGTGCTTGAAACCGGGCGTTCGGTCTATTCGAACCCTGCTGATGGAAAATATTCACTGACGCATGGAGCAGGAACATTTACAGCGAAAGCAGAAGCATACGGATTCCAGTCTGAAGAACAATCCGTAACAATTGAAGCAGACAGTTCAACAAAAGTGAATTTCACGTTAAACGAGATTACACAATCCACGGTAAGCGGTACAATTACTGATCAATCAACAGGTGAAGCAATCGGTGGAGCAACATTGCTGCTGATCGAAGATGCAAACATTACACCTGTCGAAACAGATGGAAATGGGAACTATTCCATTACCGCTTATGAAGGAGACTACACGTTGAAGGTGATTGCACGGGGCTACCATAGTCAAGAAGCGGCTATCACAATTGGCGACGGCGCGACTGAAAAAGATTTCGCTTTAGAACCATTTTACACATATCCAGGCGGCGAAATCGGTTATGACGACGGCACAGGCGAAAATGCGCGTGCATTCTATGATGCAGGCAATGGCTGGGGAGTGAAAATGTCTCTTCCAGAAGGTAAAGAATCCGGAATTGTCACAGACGGCGTACTTCGCTTCTGGGATACGGAATGGCCAGTTCCAGGAGGGACGAATTTTGCGGTGGAAGTATGGGATGCAACGGGTGCTGACGGGACTCCTGGCAAGAAACTTGCGGGACCAATCGATGCACAGGCTCTGCGTAACGGGGAGTGGACAGTTGTAGATTTAACTGAGCACAACATCGTTGTTAGCGGTGATTTTTACATGGTTTACATTCAGAAAGATCCAAGTCCAAATTCACCTGGACTCGCGACAGATGAAACTGGAACGAACGCGGGACGTAGTTATCAGTATGTATCGGGCGCCTGGTCAGCAGCACCTGCGGCGGAAGGGAATTACATGATCCGTGCACGTGTCAGCTATGAAGTCCATGCACCTATTATTACTTCGCCTGCAGAAGACTTCACTACGAATGAATCAAGCATTACAATCGAAGGAACAGCATCTCCGACGACAACAATCCAGCTGAAAAACAACGGAGAAGATGCAGGTTCGGCAGTGGTTGGGGAAGACGGCAAATTCACAATCGAAACGGGGCTTGCAGAAGGAGTAAATGAGTTCAAGGCAGTTTCCACGCTTAATGGCAAAGTGACAGGAGAATCTACTCCAGTTACAGTAACATTAGATACTAATAACCCTGAACTGACAATCGATAACCCGAAAAACGGTGATAAAACGAATCGTGAAACGGTTATGGTTGAAGGGACGGTTTCTGATGCTAATCTTGATTGGGTAAAAGTAAACGGTCAAAATGCAGAAGTCATAAATGGAAAATATTCTAAACGTATTTTACTTGATAATGGTGAAAACGAAATTATGGTTGTCGCAAGTGATAAAGCGAATAACCAAACTTCGATGACAGTTAAAGTAACAGCTCAATATAACGCACCGTCAATCGAAAATTTAACACCAACTAATGATGTCTACTTAACAACAGGAAAAAGTGTGAAAATAGAATTTGACAGTGCTCCAGGACTAAAAGCTAGTTTTGTAATCCACATGCCACTGACAAATGTAGGTAACGAAGTGACAAATGCCACCGAACTTCCATTTAGTGAGACATCACCAGGTCACTATGTAGGTTACTGGACAGTTCCGTTTGGCGTAACTGCTGACGGAGCGCGTATTGAAGCTAAAGTTATTGACAACTTCAATAACGAGGTACGTAAAGTGGCGGAAGGCAAGTTGTTTATAAACATGGAGAATACAGAAAAAGTGGAAGATGTCCAGATTATTCCGGACAGCGAAAGCATCGATCAAGAATAG
- a CDS encoding DinB family protein: MILGKNMVIRKELFQTIEGLTDDQFNKKPSNGGWSPKQIFEHLVRMETVIATNIAEELKNPDSPKSMSKPIVLSTNRLVKVEAPVYTAPTEEYKSKLEMKKELYDSRLFLLDVYELSTKDVLREKSFKHPIFGQVPLIQWFPFVGLHEKRHLKQLKKTIEMDE; the protein is encoded by the coding sequence ATGATTTTAGGAAAAAACATGGTAATCCGAAAAGAGCTATTTCAAACAATTGAAGGGTTAACGGATGATCAGTTCAATAAAAAACCCTCAAATGGCGGATGGTCTCCGAAACAAATATTCGAACACCTGGTACGTATGGAAACAGTAATTGCGACAAATATAGCAGAAGAACTAAAAAATCCTGATAGCCCGAAATCGATGAGCAAGCCAATAGTGCTTTCGACGAATCGCTTAGTGAAAGTGGAAGCCCCGGTATATACTGCACCAACTGAAGAATATAAGTCGAAATTAGAGATGAAAAAAGAGCTTTATGATTCGCGTCTTTTCTTGTTAGATGTGTATGAATTAAGCACGAAAGACGTACTTCGTGAAAAATCATTCAAACATCCGATTTTTGGTCAAGTTCCATTGATTCAATGGTTTCCGTTTGTCGGATTGCATGAAAAACGTCACTTAAAACAGTTGAAAAAAACAATTGAAATGGATGAATAG
- a CDS encoding alpha/beta fold hydrolase, translating to MPTFNSHGTNLYYEDTGEGIPLLLLHGLTSNHAMFYQEIDAFKGQYRVIAPDARGHGKSDKPEHYTLEDHVQDVIALLNHLELVSIYLIGVSMGSYIAQGVAIEESDRVKKLVLVSTKSHGEQSSMAELYSRHADEMQGLSMIDKLSYASKYMFYNQTAVGKWLHETAKVSGQLTLHEQAIASDALIGFDFRTKLCDVRAETLVISGTYDGLNPPDYGEETAIMIPNAIFMEFKWSGHAPNVEQPDLFKEIVNNFLDESSKK from the coding sequence ATGCCCACTTTTAATTCACATGGTACGAATTTATATTACGAAGACACGGGCGAGGGTATTCCACTCCTGTTATTACATGGCTTGACAAGTAATCATGCTATGTTCTATCAGGAAATTGATGCATTCAAGGGGCAATATCGGGTAATTGCACCGGATGCCCGTGGCCATGGGAAATCCGATAAACCAGAACATTATACGCTGGAAGATCATGTGCAGGACGTCATTGCATTACTTAATCATCTTGAACTGGTCTCTATCTACCTTATCGGGGTATCAATGGGTAGTTATATCGCACAGGGCGTAGCAATCGAAGAATCAGACCGGGTAAAGAAACTTGTCCTTGTTTCCACGAAATCTCACGGCGAACAATCTTCCATGGCCGAACTATACAGCCGTCATGCAGATGAAATGCAGGGATTAAGCATGATCGATAAGTTGAGTTATGCATCAAAATATATGTTTTACAATCAGACCGCTGTCGGAAAATGGCTTCATGAAACAGCTAAAGTCAGCGGGCAACTCACCCTCCATGAGCAAGCCATCGCCTCGGATGCGTTAATAGGATTTGATTTCCGGACGAAGCTTTGTGATGTCCGCGCTGAAACACTTGTTATTAGCGGTACATATGATGGTCTCAATCCTCCCGATTACGGCGAGGAGACAGCAATCATGATTCCCAATGCAATATTCATGGAATTCAAATGGTCTGGTCATGCGCCAAACGTAGAACAACCAGACCTATTCAAAGAAATCGTGAATAACTTTTTGGATGAATCATCGAAAAAATAG